One Ilumatobacter fluminis genomic window, ACGCCGCGCCTCGATCCGGCCATCTACGAGCTCGGGATCCCGATCCTCGGCATCTGCTACGGCGCACAGCTCATCGCCACCCAGCTCGGCGGAACCGTCGGGCGGGGCCTGGCGGGGGAGTACGGGCGCGCCCGGGTCACCCGGATGGCGGAGTCGTCGCTCGTCCCCGACGAGGTGCCCGACGAGTACGACGTCTGGATGAGCCACTTCGACGCGATCACCGTGGCGCCGCCCGGGTTCACCCCGACGGCCAGCACGAAGGACGCGCCGGTCGCCGTGCTCGAGAACGACACCCGCCGCATCTGGGGAGTGCAGTACCACCCCGAGGTCGTGCACTCGCCGTACGGCATGCGGGTGATGGAGCGGTTCCTGCACGACCTGGCGGGCTGCAACACCAGCTGGAGCATGGCGTCGGTGATCGACGAGCAGGTGGCGGCGATCCGGCATCGCGTCGGCGACGCCCGGGTGATCTGCGGACTGTCGGGTGGTGTCGATTCCTCCGTCGCCGCCGCTCTCGTCCACAAGGCGATCGGCGCGCAGCTCACCTGCATCTACGTCGACACCGGCCTCATGCGCAAGGGTGAGAGCGAGCAGGTCGTCGAGACGTTCCGCCGCAACCTCGGTATCGAACTGATCCATGCCGACGAAGGGCAGCGATTCTTCGACGCACTCGCCGGGGTGACCGAGCCCGAGGCGAAACGCAAGGCGATCGGCGAACAGTTCATCCGGGTGTTCGAGCGCCACACCGGTGGCGTGTCCGACGCCGAGTTCCTGGTGCAGGGCACGCTCTATCCCGACCTGATCGAGAGTGGCGGCACCGACGGCACCGCATCGGTGATCAAGAGCCACCACAACGTCGGCGGGCTCCCCGACGACATGGAACTCGAACTGATCGAGCCGCTGCGCGACTTGTTCAAGGACGAGGTCCGCGCGCTCGGCACCGAGCTGGGGCTGCCCGACGAGATGGTGTGGCGGCAGCCGTTCCCCGGACCGGGGCTCGGCGTGCGCATCATCGGCGAGGTCACGCCGGAACGCGTGGCGCTGCTGCAGGAGGCCGACGCCATCGTGCGCGAAGAACTCGCTCGGGCCGGCCTCGAGCGCGAGATCTGGCAGTCGTACGCCGCGCTGCTGTCCGACGTTCGTTCGGTCGGCGTGATGGGCGACGAGCGCACGTACGGCCACCCCATCGTCGTCCGTGCCGTGACCAGCGACGATGCGATGACCGCCGACTGGGCGCGGATTCCGTACGAGGTGCTCGAGACGATGTCCCAGCGCATCATCAACGAGGTCACCGGCGTCAACCGGGTCGTCTACGACATCACGTCGAAGCCGCCCGGCACCATCGAATGGGAGTGACCGCGCCGTCTCCGTCCCGTCGGCCGGCGTGACACACGTCGCCCCTGCCGATCCCGCCCGCTGACGTCCGGATCACGGCGTCTCGCAATACACTCGCCGTATTCGCAACGCGTTCGTAATACTCGTTACACTCTCTCGCTGACCCGTATGAAGCTCCGTCGTCACCTCTCCCGCACCGCCGTCGCCGCCGCCACGATCCTGCTCGCCGCCCCCGCTGTCTTCCCCGAAGTCGCCTCCGCCGCTGTCGGCGAGGCCGAAGCCGAGGTGCAGCGCATCGTCGACGAACTCGAGCGCCTTCAGACCCAGGCCGACATCCTCGCCGAGGACTACGCCGAGGCCGTCGACCAGAAGGGCCAGCTCGACGTCGAGGTGGTCGAGGCCGAGCAGCGAGTCGCCGCCAAGCAGGCCGAACTCAACGAGCTGCGAGGCGACCTCTCCGAGGTGGCCATCCGCTCGTTCACCGGCTCGGGCGCCGACGTGCTCGGCCCGCTGTTCTCGAGCCCGACCCAGTACGGCGAAGGCTTGCAGCGCGATCAGTACAGCCGGGTCGCCCTGTCGGTCGGCACCACCACCACCG contains:
- the guaA gene encoding glutamine-hydrolyzing GMP synthase; translation: MNTDAAPDTPAATHDTALVVDFGAQYAQLIARRVRELSVYSEIVPHRISAAEVADKAPSAIILSGGPASVNIDGTPRLDPAIYELGIPILGICYGAQLIATQLGGTVGRGLAGEYGRARVTRMAESSLVPDEVPDEYDVWMSHFDAITVAPPGFTPTASTKDAPVAVLENDTRRIWGVQYHPEVVHSPYGMRVMERFLHDLAGCNTSWSMASVIDEQVAAIRHRVGDARVICGLSGGVDSSVAAALVHKAIGAQLTCIYVDTGLMRKGESEQVVETFRRNLGIELIHADEGQRFFDALAGVTEPEAKRKAIGEQFIRVFERHTGGVSDAEFLVQGTLYPDLIESGGTDGTASVIKSHHNVGGLPDDMELELIEPLRDLFKDEVRALGTELGLPDEMVWRQPFPGPGLGVRIIGEVTPERVALLQEADAIVREELARAGLEREIWQSYAALLSDVRSVGVMGDERTYGHPIVVRAVTSDDAMTADWARIPYEVLETMSQRIINEVTGVNRVVYDITSKPPGTIEWE